The window AGGGAGTTCGAAGGCGAGATCGAGGAGTTGGTGTATGACGCCAATACCCTCAGCACCTTCACCGCCGAGCAGGAAGCCAAGGCTGCGGCGAAAAAGAAGAAGTTCCGCTATTTCGACGTGGTTTCGATCAAGCCGATCTAGTGCCCTCCGGCTCGGGCGCCGGGTGCAGATCGATATGCTGACTTGGGTGCAACGGCCTTGCACCGTTGCACCCGGGGCTTGCCGGTCAGGCGCCGGGCCCAGGCCTCACAACGAGAACCGCGCCAGCATTCCATCCAGTTCCACCGCCAGGCGGCCCAGTTCCTGACTGGCGCTGCTGGTCTGTGCCGCGCCGCTGGCCGTTTGCATCGACAGGTCGCGGATGCGCACCAGGTTGCGGTCCACTTCACGGGCCACCTGGGCCTGCTGCTCGGCGGCGGTGGCAATCACCAGGTTGCGCTGGTCGATGCCGGCCACCGAGCTGGAAATGCTCCCCAGCACGTCCTTGGCCACCTGCGCGCGCTGGCGCGTATGGCCGGCCTGGGTGGCGCTCTCGGCCAGGGCCTGGACCGTCTGGTCGGTACCCTGGTGAATGCCTTCCATCATCTGTTCGATTTCCCGGGTCGAGGCGTCGGTGCGATGCGCCAGCCCGCGCACCTCGTCGGCCACCACGGCGAAGCCGCGGCCGGCTTCCCCCGCCCGGGCCGCCTCGATGGCCGCGTTGAGCGCGAGCAGGTTGGTCTGGGCGGCGACGCTGCGAATCACTTCCAGCACCTTGCTGATGCCCTGGGTTTCGTTCGCCAGGGCCTGGGCCCGCAGGCTCGCCTGTTCGACCTGGTCGGCCAGGACACTGATATCGGCCATGGTCTCGTCCAGTTGCGCCTGGCCCTCGCGCACGGCGCTGCTGGAACTGCGCGATTCGCTGGAGGTTTCCACCGCATTGCGGGCGACTTCCTCCACCACCTGGCTCATCTGGGTCACGGCAGTGGCGGCGTGTTCGATCTCGCCGTACTGCTGGTGCAGGTCCTGGGCACTGTCGTGCATGATCGCGCCCATTTCCTGGGTGGCCGCGTTCAGGCGGCCGACGGCACCACCGATCTGCTGGATCACCCCGTGCAACTGGTCGCGCATGTGCCCGAGCATCTGCAGCAGTTGCGCGACTTCGTCGCGGCCATGGTCGACCACTTGCTGGCTGAGGTCGCCGGCGGCCACGGTCTTGGCCACCTGCAGGGCCTGCTGCAGCGGCCGGGTGATGCTCACGCCCAGGCGCCAGGCCTGCAACAGCATCAGCGCCAGTGCCACGGCGATGACGATCGGCAGCAGCAGGCGCACCTGCTGGAAGGTGCTGGCGGCGTTTTCCAGGGATTGCGCGCTGGTCTGCTTGTTCAGTTCGCGCAGCAGTTGCACTTGCATGTCCATCAACGCGCCCTGGTTGGCCAGGCCGTTGCCGGACAGGTTGCTGGCCTCGCTCAGTCGCTTCTGCTCGACCAGCTCGATGGCCTGCCTGAACAGGTCGACGAACTGCTGCGCGGCATCCTGCAGCAACTTGATCGAGTCGCGCTCGGTGCCTTCCGGCACCTTCGCCAGGTAGTCGGTGAAGCCCTGGTCCACCTCGGCACTGAGCTGCTGCAGGTTGATCTTGCGGTTGGTCAGTTCGGCCGGATCGTTGGCATACACCAGCAACAGGGCGGCCTCGGTACGCATCTTGCCCAGGTCGATGGCAATGGCGTCGGCCTGGGCGATACTCGACAGCGGTCCTTGCTCGATCAATTCGCCTTCGTGGCGAATGTGCTGCAGGGCCGTCAGGCACAGCCCACCCAGGGCAACCAGCAGCAGGGCGCACAGGCCGAAACTGGCCAGCAGGCGCTTGCCGATGCTCAGGCGGCGTAGCAGGGCGGGGCGGTGGGACGGCTTGCGGAGAAAGGCAAAACGGAATTTCACGACGGCGGGCTCTCTTGGACGCTACGTCATGATTTGTAACAGTATTACATGATGGCTTTATGTCATTAATGTGAAAACGGCCAAAAGCTGACTTTCTGGCGCCGGGATCACGGCAGGAAGGGGTCAACGGCGCTCCAGGTAGTCCCGGGGCGACTCGCCCAGCAGGCGCCTGAACATCGCCGAGAAGGCGCTGGGGCTGGCAAAGCCCAGGCTGTCGGCAATGCGATTGATCGGTTCGCCCGCTTCGAGCAGGGTCAGGGCCCGGGCCACCCGGACCTGCTGTACCCACTGCCGGTAGGTGATGCCGGTTTCCCTGATGAATAGCCGGATCAGGGTCCGGGTGCTGGCACCGACCACCTCGGACCACTGCTCGATGGTCCGCGACTCGGCCGGTTCCTCCAGGATCTGCTGGCAGATCGCGGCCAGGCGACGGTCCTGCGGCCAGGGAATCTCCAGCGGTACCGTCCGCGAGTGTTCGAGCTTGTGCAGGATCAGCGCGACGATGCTGCGGTTGGGCAGGTCGTCCGGGTACAGCATCGGCTGTTCGGCCAGGGCCAGGATCAGTTCGCGCAGCAGCGTGTCGACCTCGATCACCTTGACCCGCTCGCCAAATCGTTCGGCCTGGCTGCGCTCGACGTAGATCGTGCGCATCCGTGTGTCGCTGAGCATGACCTGGTCATGCACCACTCCCGCCGGAATCCATAACCCGCGCTGGGGCGGGATGTACCAGATGCCATTTTCACTGGCGACCCGCATCAGGCCCTTGCTGGCGTAGAGGAACTGCCCCCGTGGGTGGCTGTGCGGCGCGTTGTAGCTGCCCGCCGCCTGATCGCGGGAGAAGGCGGTGATCACCCGGGGCAGGTCCTGGTAGTCGTGATAGTCGTCGCTGTGCCCCTCGGATTTGAGGCTGTCACTTTGGCGACGAATGTTGGCATTCATGCAAAACCGTCCAGGTCGATGGCGAAATTAGTATTTGCCACAGAAATCAGTTCAGCGATAGAGATCTGGAGGCAGCGCATGTCAATCGCAGTGGTACAGAGAACACGAGCAATCGAATTCATGGCGGGCCTCGGCCTGTTTATCCTGGCGCTTTCCCTGCGCCCGGGCATCGTCTCGGTCGGGCCGCTGGTCGGCGCGATACAGGCCGAGTTCGGCCTGCGGCACGCCCAGGCGGCGTTGCTGACAGCGATACCGGACGTGTGCATGGGCCTGTTCGCCATCTTCATCCCGCGCATCGGCCGCCGTTTCGGCAATGATCGGGTGGTGCTGTTTTCCCTGGCCCTGCTCGGGGCCGCGATGGTCCTGCGGGCCTACGCCGGGTCGTCGGCCAGCCTGCTGTTTTCGACCTTCCTGGTGGGTGTCGGTGTCGCCATTTCGGGGCCGTTGATCGGCGGCTGGATCAAGAGCCACTTCGCCAGCCATGCGGCCATGCTCATGGGCATCTACGCCGCCGGGCTGGGCATCGGTGCCACCCTGGCGGCGGTGGGCAGCGAGTACGTGGCGCTGGCCGAAGGTGGCTGGCGCCTGGCGGCGGGGATCTGGGCGGTGCTTTGCGTGTTCGCCATGATCAGCTGGCAGCGCCTGGCGACTGTGTTCCCGTCCCGGCCGCAGGCCGTGCAAGGCGCCAGCAGCCCGGTCAGCCAGCCGGCATTTCGCCGTGGCCGGGCCTGGCTGATCGCGGTGTACTTCGGCCTGGGCCAGTTCGTCTGCTACGCCTGCTTCGCCTGGGTGGGCGAGAGCAGTCGTGAGCTGGCGATCAACAGCTTGGGTTCAGGGCTCAACCTGGGCCTGTTCGCGGCCATCATCGCGATCAGCAGTTTCGTTTCCGGGGTCATGACCCGTTCCACGCCTGATCGCCGTGCCTGGCTGGGCGGGTCGGCCATGCTCTCGGCCGCCGGGGCTGCAGCACTCTGGCTGGCCCCGGGCCTGCTCGGTGCGTTGCCGATCGTCGCCATCGCCCTGGGCCAGGGCACCTGTTTCGCCCTGGCGATGACCTTGCCGCTGGACAACACCCACACCCATGAACAAGCAGGGCAGTGGACTGCCTTCATGTTGTTCATCGGCTACCTGGTGGCGGCGCTGGGGCCATTCGCCTTCGGCTTCCTGCGTGACCACACCGGCACCTTCGAGGCCTCCTACGGCCTGCTGGTCGCGGCCTCGCTGGCGATGCTGGTGCTGACGCCGTTGCTCAAGCCGCACAGGCATCAGCAGGCTTGATTGTCCTTCCTGTTACGCAGATACCCGGCCATCGCAGCAAAGCGTTGCCGGGTTTCATGTTCGAAAATCCGGTTGACCAGCGGGTCCAGCAGCCAGCCGAGCCAGCGTGGTCGCAGTTGCACGTTGAAGGTGTAGATCAGCTCCGAGGTGTCGTTACCCAGGTCACGGTGGCGCATCGACGCGGCCCATCCGTGAAACCAGCCGGCCGGTTCGACCAGCACCGCAGCCGCGACCTTGGATGGCACGTAGTTGACGAAGCGGGTACGCAGGGAAAAGTGGCGCTTCCAGCCGCGCCCCTGGTTGAAGGTGATGGCGCCGATGTAGGGATGGCTGCCACCACCTTCAACCCCGGCGGCGGAGAGCAGAGTGTCCCACTGCCGGCGTACCTCATGGTTGTGGAACGCCTCGAAGGCGTCGGCTGCGCTGGCGGGCATGACCAGCGTGATTCGACGTTGTGTCACTGAGCGCCCTCGACAATCGCCGAGGTGAAATTCCAGCGCTGGAATTCCGGTTCGAACTCTTCCAGTTGCAACAGGCCCATGCAGGGCATCGCACCACGCTGGTCGATATGCCCCTTCGCCAGTTTGCAGGCCAGCAGTACGGTAGCCATGCAGGGAATCTCCGGGCCATGGCCGCCGGGCGCGGTCAGTTGCCAGGTCAGGCTGCCGGGCGTGCCGTCCTGGCGCAGGCCGCGCAGGTGGACACGCATGGCGCCCAGGTCGCTACCGAAGCGGTCCAGGGCCTTTCTCGACAAGGCATCCAGCTGTGCGGCGAACCGGCTGATCGGCAGTGGTATGCCCAGGCGCCGCAAGCCTGCCGCCAGCCACAGGCCAGCATGCTCCAGGCGCAGTTCCAGTGCGGCATGGAACTCGACGTCGCGTACTCCAGGGTAGCGGCTCGGGAACAGCGCCAGGTCCGGCACGTCGCAGGCCGCGCCCCAGCGCCGGCCCATGCCGGTGAAGTGGAAGTTGCGGATGTCCTGCCAGCCATGGCGCTTGACCCAGGCACCGTCATTCCAGCGGTCGAAGGCCTGGCCGGCATAGCCGAATACCGCCTGGATGGTCGCCACGCCCCGGGGTGCCTGCTGGCCCGGGGCGATGGCGATGCTGATGCCATCCAGGCGGGAAAACGAGCTGGCGAGGTGGTCGACTACCGCAGAGGAGAGACCCGGTACGCTGCTGGCACCGGAGACGGCCAGGACACCGGCCGCCTGTGCCTGCGCATCGACATTGGCGGCGAAACGGTCGACGAAGTCGCGGCCGTCGGCCAGGTCGATGTAGTGTGCGCCGGCGGCACATGCCGCCAGGGCAACCCGATAGTCCTGGCCCTGGAAGGGCCCGGCGCAGTGGATGACCAGGTCCGGCCTGGCTTCGACAAGGCGTTGCTCGAAATCGCTGGCCTCGATATCAAGGCGCAAGGTGGCGACGGTCTGCCCATTGTCGAATGGGTGCCGGCCCGCGCTGGCGCTGCGACTGGCGGCAATCGGTTCCAGGCCGGGCTCCAGCGCCAGGCGCCGGCAGATACGCGCGCCGAAATTGCCCAGGCCGCCGATGACGATGATACGCACGATTCATCCTTGAATGAGGGGAGAGGGCGGCAGTATACGGGGTCACGGGGTGGACAAGGAAAGAGGGGCAACGCGGTCCCTGTAGGCGCCGGCTTGCTGGCGATAGCGGTGCATCAGTTGGCGAAGTTCTCGCCTGACAGTTCACTATCGCCAGCAAGCCGGCTCCCACAGGGACCGCGTACCGTACTATGGCTGCTGGTCGCTCCAGACCGCCAGCTCGTAGCCATCCGGGTCGATGAAGTGGAAGCGGCTGCCACCGGGGAACGAGAACCGTGCCCGGCTGATGGTCGCGCCCGCGGCTTCGAGCTTCCGCTGGATCGCCTCGAGGTCCTGCCCATAGAGAATCACCAGCGGCCCACCCGGCCGCACCGGCTCTCCGGTGGTGAAGCCGCCGGTCAGGCGGCCGTCGCTGAACTCGGTGTAGTTGGGGCCATAGTCGACGAAGCTCCAGCCGAACACCTCGCCATAGAAGGCCTTGCTGCGTGCGATGTCGCTGACGTTGAACTCGATGTTGTCGATCTGCCGATCCTTGCCTCGAACACTCATGTTGACTTCCCTGTTGTCGAATGTGGGCGGCGAGTCTAACCGATGACGGCGTCGTTGTGCGCCTGCCGGTGGCCGCCCGCTCCCCCCTAGCCGGTGGTCACCGTCCGCTGGCTGGGCATTTCATTGCGCTCGCGGACGAACAAGCCGACCGCCAGCGCCCCGGCCACGCCCAGCACGCCGGTGACGACGAACGCCGCGCTGTAGGTACCGGTCATCTGGATGATGAACCCGGTCAGGGTTGGTGCGAACAGCCCGGCGCAGTTGCCCATGCCGTGCATCAGCCCACCGGCGGTGCCGACGTAGCAGCTGGGCACGGTGTCCTGGATCAGCGCCCAGTAGGCCGAGGCGGTGAGCATCAGGAAGCCGATCGCGATGGACATGAAGAACACCACCAGGTGCGTGGACTCGGAGCGGCCGCTCAGGCCGATGCAGGCTGCGGCGATGGTCAGGCAACTGACCAGCACCACCTTGCGCGAGAACAGCTGGCGCCCGGTTTTCTGGTAGATGCGATCGATCAGGAAGCCACCTGCTGCCATGCCGCAGGCCCCGACCAGCCAGGGAAAGGCGGTGATCCAGCTCATCTGCTGCAGGCTGACGCCCTTGGTGTCCACCAGGTAGCTGGGGAACCAGGTCATGAAGAAGTACAGCGTGTAGTTGTAGCAGAACAGCGAGAACCCGGTGCACAGCACGGCCGGGCGCAGCAGCACGCAGAGCAGGCTCGGCTTGTCGGTGGCGTCATCGGTCGTCGTGGCGCTGTCACGCCCGGCCTGGATATCGGCCAGTTCATCGGCACTCACCCGTGGGTGCTGGGCCGGATGGTCGGTGGCGATCAGTTTCCAGGCGATCGCCCAGACCACGCCGATGGCCCCGACGATGACGAAGGACCATTGCCAGCCCAGCGACAGTGCGAGTACGCCGATTACCGGCCCGGCCAGCGCACCGCCCAGCGGCCCCCCGGCCTGGTTGATACCGACCGCCCGTGCCCGCTCGCGGATCGGGAACCAGTTGTTGACCACCTTGTTCGCCGTGGTCGGCACAGGGCCCTCGCCGATGCCGAACAGCGCGCGCACGATCAGCAGCGACCAGAAGCTGTAGGCCGTGGCGGTGAGCGCACACAGCGCGGACCAGATGCACATTGCCCAGAGGAACACGCGCTTGGGCCCGTAGCGATCGGCCAGGTAGCCGCCGATGAAGTTGAAGGCGGCGTAGCCGATGAAGAAACCGCTGAACACCATGCCCTTTTCGCTGGGCGTGAGTTCGAAACTCTTGGTGATGAAGGGCATGGCGACCGACAGCGCTGCGCGATCCATGTAGTTGATGACCATGGCGATGAACAGCAGGGTCACGATGAACCAACGGTATTGGCTTTTGTTCTTGTTCATGAAGGTTCGCCTGTGCAGGCACACGCAGGCCGGGGCGACCTGCGTGAGGGTGTTGGGGAAGAGAGGGCGTCAGCGCTGCTGCAGGTCCACGGCTTCGTCGACCATGTCGAACAGGCTGTAGCGCGGTGACCAGCCCAGCAGGGCGCGCGCCTTGGCGGCGGTGCTGTGCGGCTGGCCGAGCTCGGCCGGCAGGTTGGCCTCGACATAGCGCCGGCCGGTGGCCTTGGCCAGGTAAGGGATGAAGGTATCCAGCCCGACCAGGCTCGGTGGCGCCAGGTTGAAGGTTTCGCCGATGGCCGCCGGTTTGTCGAGCATCAGCAGCAGTGCGTCGACGATGTCGCGCACGTCGGTCAGCTCCTGGGTATGGGCATTGCCGTTGGCATCGCGGGCGAGCAGCAGCGGGTCGTCATCAGCGGCCAGCGGTTCGAGGATATCCAGCAGGCGCTGCACGTCACTGGCTGCCGAGTTGGCGTTGTGGCTGCTGGCGGCGCGCAGGCTGTCGATGCGCCCTTGCAGGGAGAACGCCGGGCGCGAGTATTCGCCATTGGGGTCGACCACTTCGGCTGCCGCCTCGATGTGCGAGAACACTGCGGTGGTGACTTTCAGGTTGGGGTGGGTGCGGGCGAAGAAGTCCAGCAGGTCCTGGCCGAGCAGCTTGGTCATGCCGTAGAAGCTGTAGGGCTCGCGCGGGTGGTGTTCGTCCACCGGACGATAGCGGGCGAAGCGCGTCGGGTAGACCTGGTCGCTGGAGGCGAACACCAGCCGCACCGGCCGTTCGGCCGACTGCTGTGCCGCACAGTCGAAGACGTTGTAGCTGCCGGTGACGTTCGCCTGCCACAGGCGATCTCGATCCTCGGTCCTGAAGGAGATCAGTGCCGCCAGGTGGAACACCGCCTCGGCGCCCTCCATGGCCTGGCGGACGCAGTTGCGGTCGGCCAGGTCGCCAGTGATGCACTCGATGCCGGCGGCCTGGGTCGTGGCGAGATTGCGGTCGCCCGGCAGCACCACGGTGCTGATCGTGTGGCCGCGCTGCATCAGCGCCTTGGCGACCTGGCTGCCGACGCGCCCGCTGGCGCCGGTGATGAAGACTTTCATGCTGCATTCCCCTGATTGTTTTTGGATGAAGTGGAATGCGGTGCAGCGTGTGAAAAAGGGCGGCGGGCCGCAATCGTTCCGGCCTGGCCGAGCGGTGTTGCGTCCCGCACTGTGGGAATCTCGGCGATGTCGTTAGGGAGCCAGCGCCTTGCCCAGGGCCTCGGCCAGGGCATCGTAGAACTGTTCCACCGCCGCCACCCCGGCCGCTCGCAGGCTGGCATGCACCAGGCCTTGGCCGATGTGCAGGTGGACGGGGACGTCGGCGCGTTGCAGCACCTGTGCGTACTGCCGGCCGTGGTCGAACAGCGGATCGTATTCGGCGACACCGATGAAGGCCGGCGCCAGGCCGGCGGCGTTATTGATCGTCAGGGCCAGTGCGCGAGGGTCGGTCCGGTGCCCGGCATCCGGTAGATGACCGGCCAGCGATGCCCGCAGCCCGGCGGCGGTCAGCATCGGCGCATGGGCATGGGCCTGCATCGACTCCAGTGTCTCGTCTGCCGTCAGTACCGGGTAGACCAGCGCCTGCAGCAGCGGCTGCGGCAAGTCGAGCTGGCGCAGGGCAACGCACAGGCCGGCGGCGATCGAACCGCCGGCGCTGTCGCCCGCGACCAGTAACTGCTCCGAGTCCAATCGTGGCCAATGCCCGCGGCGCAGGGCGTGCCAGACTGTCAGCACATCCTCCAGCGGGGCCGGGAACGGATGCTCTGGCGCCAGGCGGTAGTCCACCGCGACGATGGCCACGGCAAGTCGCTTGAGCAGCGCGAAGGCGAACCAGTCATGGGTGGTGTGGCTGCCCATGTTCCAACCGCCGCCATGCAGGTAGAGCAGCGTTGGCCAGCCGTTTGCCGGTGCCGGCTGTAGGGGCGTGTAGAGGCGCACGGCCAGGCCGTCGAGGTGTTCGTCCTCGACCCG of the Pseudomonas vanderleydeniana genome contains:
- a CDS encoding methyl-accepting chemotaxis protein, giving the protein MLGHMRDQLHGVIQQIGGAVGRLNAATQEMGAIMHDSAQDLHQQYGEIEHAATAVTQMSQVVEEVARNAVETSSESRSSSSAVREGQAQLDETMADISVLADQVEQASLRAQALANETQGISKVLEVIRSVAAQTNLLALNAAIEAARAGEAGRGFAVVADEVRGLAHRTDASTREIEQMMEGIHQGTDQTVQALAESATQAGHTRQRAQVAKDVLGSISSSVAGIDQRNLVIATAAEQQAQVAREVDRNLVRIRDLSMQTASGAAQTSSASQELGRLAVELDGMLARFSL
- a CDS encoding AraC family transcriptional regulator, encoding MNANIRRQSDSLKSEGHSDDYHDYQDLPRVITAFSRDQAAGSYNAPHSHPRGQFLYASKGLMRVASENGIWYIPPQRGLWIPAGVVHDQVMLSDTRMRTIYVERSQAERFGERVKVIEVDTLLRELILALAEQPMLYPDDLPNRSIVALILHKLEHSRTVPLEIPWPQDRRLAAICQQILEEPAESRTIEQWSEVVGASTRTLIRLFIRETGITYRQWVQQVRVARALTLLEAGEPINRIADSLGFASPSAFSAMFRRLLGESPRDYLERR
- a CDS encoding MFS transporter, whose amino-acid sequence is MSIAVVQRTRAIEFMAGLGLFILALSLRPGIVSVGPLVGAIQAEFGLRHAQAALLTAIPDVCMGLFAIFIPRIGRRFGNDRVVLFSLALLGAAMVLRAYAGSSASLLFSTFLVGVGVAISGPLIGGWIKSHFASHAAMLMGIYAAGLGIGATLAAVGSEYVALAEGGWRLAAGIWAVLCVFAMISWQRLATVFPSRPQAVQGASSPVSQPAFRRGRAWLIAVYFGLGQFVCYACFAWVGESSRELAINSLGSGLNLGLFAAIIAISSFVSGVMTRSTPDRRAWLGGSAMLSAAGAAALWLAPGLLGALPIVAIALGQGTCFALAMTLPLDNTHTHEQAGQWTAFMLFIGYLVAALGPFAFGFLRDHTGTFEASYGLLVAASLAMLVLTPLLKPHRHQQA
- a CDS encoding saccharopine dehydrogenase family protein, with the translated sequence MRIIVIGGLGNFGARICRRLALEPGLEPIAASRSASAGRHPFDNGQTVATLRLDIEASDFEQRLVEARPDLVIHCAGPFQGQDYRVALAACAAGAHYIDLADGRDFVDRFAANVDAQAQAAGVLAVSGASSVPGLSSAVVDHLASSFSRLDGISIAIAPGQQAPRGVATIQAVFGYAGQAFDRWNDGAWVKRHGWQDIRNFHFTGMGRRWGAACDVPDLALFPSRYPGVRDVEFHAALELRLEHAGLWLAAGLRRLGIPLPISRFAAQLDALSRKALDRFGSDLGAMRVHLRGLRQDGTPGSLTWQLTAPGGHGPEIPCMATVLLACKLAKGHIDQRGAMPCMGLLQLEEFEPEFQRWNFTSAIVEGAQ
- a CDS encoding VOC family protein, producing MSVRGKDRQIDNIEFNVSDIARSKAFYGEVFGWSFVDYGPNYTEFSDGRLTGGFTTGEPVRPGGPLVILYGQDLEAIQRKLEAAGATISRARFSFPGGSRFHFIDPDGYELAVWSDQQP
- a CDS encoding MFS transporter, which codes for MNKNKSQYRWFIVTLLFIAMVINYMDRAALSVAMPFITKSFELTPSEKGMVFSGFFIGYAAFNFIGGYLADRYGPKRVFLWAMCIWSALCALTATAYSFWSLLIVRALFGIGEGPVPTTANKVVNNWFPIRERARAVGINQAGGPLGGALAGPVIGVLALSLGWQWSFVIVGAIGVVWAIAWKLIATDHPAQHPRVSADELADIQAGRDSATTTDDATDKPSLLCVLLRPAVLCTGFSLFCYNYTLYFFMTWFPSYLVDTKGVSLQQMSWITAFPWLVGACGMAAGGFLIDRIYQKTGRQLFSRKVVLVSCLTIAAACIGLSGRSESTHLVVFFMSIAIGFLMLTASAYWALIQDTVPSCYVGTAGGLMHGMGNCAGLFAPTLTGFIIQMTGTYSAAFVVTGVLGVAGALAVGLFVRERNEMPSQRTVTTG
- a CDS encoding NAD-dependent epimerase/dehydratase family protein, with the protein product MKVFITGASGRVGSQVAKALMQRGHTISTVVLPGDRNLATTQAAGIECITGDLADRNCVRQAMEGAEAVFHLAALISFRTEDRDRLWQANVTGSYNVFDCAAQQSAERPVRLVFASSDQVYPTRFARYRPVDEHHPREPYSFYGMTKLLGQDLLDFFARTHPNLKVTTAVFSHIEAAAEVVDPNGEYSRPAFSLQGRIDSLRAASSHNANSAASDVQRLLDILEPLAADDDPLLLARDANGNAHTQELTDVRDIVDALLLMLDKPAAIGETFNLAPPSLVGLDTFIPYLAKATGRRYVEANLPAELGQPHSTAAKARALLGWSPRYSLFDMVDEAVDLQQR
- a CDS encoding alpha/beta hydrolase — translated: MSAYPLDPNLAAYVAHSATFTPENDSLAARRAAFARACRHFTPERPARVRVEDEHLDGLAVRLYTPLQPAPANGWPTLLYLHGGGWNMGSHTTHDWFAFALLKRLAVAIVAVDYRLAPEHPFPAPLEDVLTVWHALRRGHWPRLDSEQLLVAGDSAGGSIAAGLCVALRQLDLPQPLLQALVYPVLTADETLESMQAHAHAPMLTAAGLRASLAGHLPDAGHRTDPRALALTINNAAGLAPAFIGVAEYDPLFDHGRQYAQVLQRADVPVHLHIGQGLVHASLRAAGVAAVEQFYDALAEALGKALAP